ATGACTGCTGTGTACTACAACAAGTTGATGGGAATGTGATTTGGTGTATGGTTTCAATTTCATTTCATGGCATATATGTGATTCGTATGTAGCCCAGTATTTTTTTTTTCCCTTCTGTTTGgagtctttttttttcttttgagaaactTCTGTTTGGAGTCAGAGAAGGGGACAGAAGGAAAGTTTGGAACCAGCAAAAACATAATCACGACGTGAAGGTCATGGTGACCACCGCCTGCCAGGTGGGACCCACCCACCGCCGCGCCGAGGCACGGGACCCACATCCAGTCCAGAAGGAGCCTCCTTCCTTCCACGTTTCAGCACCAGGGGTACGTGTCGTCAAGCCGAGCTCCCACCCGTCCACGCACGCATGCGCCGAGCGGCAGAGCACCACATCATCAACCCGTCCCCATCCACGCACACTCAAGCTTCTTCTGTGTCTTCCAGCTTGGGCAGCAGGCAGGCGTGTGAGCTCGAATCCAAGAGGCCGGAGACGATGGATCTGGTGAACGGCGCGCTCAACTGGGCGGCGATGCCCGCCATGGTCGCCTCCCTCCTGCTCTTCTACCCGCCCTACTACCTCTTCAAGCTCTGCTACTCCTTCCTCTCCTACCTCTTCCCCGACGACCTCAAGCGCAAGGTCGTCCTCATCACCGGCGCCTCCTCCGGCATCGGCGAGGTCAGCACACCacatcttcctctgcttcttcttgctgtTACTGAACCAACCAGATGCTTTTGGTCCAACTTTGCTCTGCTTCTTTCTTATGCTACTCTGCTCTTCTACTTGTCATACTAGTACTGATTGAATATACATGTTCGCTCACATGAACATATTAATTGTTAACTCCAAACTTGTGCATGCAGCAACTGGCCTACCAGTACGCCACCAAGGGGGCATGCCTTGCCCTGCTCGCCAGGAGGGAGTGGAGCCTGCGGCAGGTCGCCGACCGCGCCTTCGAGCTCGGCGCGCCCGACGTCATCATTCTCCCCGGCGACGTCGCAGACCCCGACGACTGCAACAGATTTGTTCAGGCCACAATCGACCACTACGGCCGATGTAAGCCAGTTCCTGTTACAGCTAACTTGGTTTAGTAACATATTTGGGTATCTAGTTGACATTATTTACATGTGTGTTGATTAATTGCAGTGGACCATCTTGTGTGCAACGCTGGAATTGCGAGCGTGGGCGCTTTTCAGGAGATTCCTGACGTTACTAACTACAGCCCGCAGCTTGTAAGTGACGTCCATGATTCATTGTGCCTTGATTCAGCAATCGCAATCGTTGTTGTAACAGAGACTCCCATGAGCGTCAAATTAAAGTAACATTTTGTTTCCAGGATGTCAACTTCTGGGGTGCAGTTCAGTCCACTTTTGCTGCTCTGCCCCATCTTAAAAGGACCCGAGGGAGGATCGTGGTCACCGCCTCCGCAACCGGATGGAACCCTGTTCCGCGAATGGTTTTCTATAATGTAACCACCTAACTTGGTTTATTTCATCATTTAAGTGAAGGAATCGGTTACGATGAGTCGAGTCGTTGGTACTACTACTCATGTTTGTTTCTGTTTTAGGCCGCCAATGCCGCACTGATTAACTTCTTCGAGACCCTACGGTCGGAGCTTGGTAGTGAAGTTGGCATCACAATAGTGACGCCTGGGTGGATCGAGTCCGAGATGTCCAAAGGCAAGTTtctcaaggagcacggcggcgtggAGGTTGATCAAGAATATCGAGATGTGAGGACACTTACCACCGTTCACACTTTTCTACGTTTTGGCTAAATTTCTGTTACAACAAGCAAACAGTTTTAACATAAAAATTTATTGTGATCATCTGCCATCTGGAGTTATGGGCACAAGAAGATATGGAAAATAGTTATCAAATTAATTAAGTTGTCATGTAATACTTGCACCAAGTTCAATGGCATCTATATATTATCTGACCATGTGGCCCTTTGCTTATTTTCTAGGCCCAAATCGGTCTCTTCCCGGTGGAGTACGCGAAGAACTGCGCGAGGGCCATGGTGCAGGCAGCTCGCCAAGGTGACCGTTACCTCACCGTGCCGTCATGGTTCGGAACAATGTACCTGTGGAGGGTGTTTGCGCCGGAGGTCGTCGAGTTCTGCTACCGCCTCCTGTATATGCACGGCCATGGCGGTGGCGACCAGACCGACGCGCCGAGCAAGACGATGGCCCAGGGTGGCGGGAAGCAGATGCTGTACCCCTCCTCGCTGCGCTCTTCGGACGTCAAAAACGACTAGAAACTTACTATAGTTCGCATCCTTTGATCGAGGACGTGGATCCTGGTGTGCAGGCTAGTTTGTTCTCTACTAAGCTTTAGGTGTGGATGCTACTGCTGGTTAGCTAGTTTGTAATCCCGAATAAGCTGTGTTCTGTGTTTTGTAATATTAGTGTTGTGTTGTGTGCTTGTAATATTAGTTCTGTGTTTGAGACTGCATGTCGATCGACTCGTTGGTGTCTCTGGAATAATGCTTTGCACTACTTTCCCTTTCTCCTTGGAACTTCTTATATCAACTTGTTAATtcattactactccctctgttcctaaatatttgtctttctagacattttaaatgatttaccacatatggatgtatgtagatatattttagagtgtagattcactcattttgctcctagtcacttgttgaaatgtttataaagacaaatatttaagatcGGAGGAAGTAGGACCTAGCGGTAGCGCGGGTCGTAGGCCTGGTAGTAGCGTGGCCGCGCTGTTACAACTAACTGTGCTACTACTACGATTGTTACAACTAACTTGTAACAGCGCGGCCACTACGGCGTTACGACTAACTTCGACTAACTTTTACTACTGCTGCGGGGTTACAACTAACTTGGCCGCGCTACTATTACGACATTACAACTATTCCTTCCGTTCATTTTTATAAGACGTTTCAGACAGCAGCAGGCATTTTTATAAGACGTTTCAGACAGCAGCAGATATTGAACTGTTTTGACTGCTGTCTAAAATGGCTACGGCGTCTTGTAAaagtaaacagagggagtaacttttagcagtagcgtgtgctgGCCCGTGCTATTTGATAACAGTAGCGCGTTTTATGAAACCGATGATAAGCCTAATAGCGCGTTTTATGAAACCGATGATAGGCCTAATAGCGCGTTTTATGAAACCGATGATAGGCCTGGCAGTAGCGCGGCCGCGCTACCGCTACAGCGTTATAActaacttttagcagtagcgcgtgttggcCCGCGGTATCTGGTAGCAGTAGTCGTTTTATGAAACCgtgttgctgctaattagcagcagcgccttaatttaaagctcgctactgctaagtgcTCGTTGCTGCTAAAAACGTATCCCGCGCTACTGTTATTAgtagtttttgaaaaaaaattgctgCATATTTTCTTTGTATTTGTACAGGTTTTATACAACAGTCTCTAGCATATCATGCACATACAAATctaatcatatcatacacatacacatagtctcatcaaatcatgtcatcatcataatcatcatccaacacaaatgatGTCTCTCGTCATCATttcgaaatagcgatacaagttatgaCATGtatcgaatacttgcaactacatcgtcatccatctaaacaatgatatagaagagaagagctatcactataagtgagagcggaactaggcagtacatgaggcggcggttctgattcctctctcgcgctagcgtgaacctcaagtaactagcttctgcttcttCTCTGCTATCGAACCCTTTATGGATGGCACCCGAGAACCGCTCCACTTGAGCCTGACACTCGGGCCACTCGTCGTACACTCCCGGAACCTCCCTATGTACACGATACAACACTTCTTCGCTATCAAGGATCTATGTACCTGCTAGCGATGCATCTTCGTCAAGGGAATCAACAAAAATATGCAATATAATATACTTGAGCAACACAAAAAGAAACGGTTTTAGCaaatagatgcaacatatagtaaacaTAATTAATCAACGCaggttcatcgtacccaaactaattaactagaggtacgcaggtcatcgtacccaaactaacaaactagcgttacgcaagttcggcagggaccgttgacatcacaaagtttcatcccTACAAAAAGTATAATTAAGTTCAACCGACACATCATCATCGGTATCGTCAATCATGGGAAGTTCCATCCATCTAGATCATCGAGGATGCACCCTAGCTTCTTAAACGGTGTCAGGTCCTGACGTTGTAGGCCTATGCGAGTTCgaacgtcagctcgcgatatagggccgtggtggaacatcctcttctcttcgacgacttctttcatgatgatcattgcAATGTCCCTCTGGATGTGAAAGAAGTCATTTCTGAGTTTATAATCAGGTTCTTCTCCTAGGGATTCTGCCCATTTGCGGATATGATCATCGTTTCTGTTTGTCATGCGCAGCTGTTGGTGATCCCTTCTGAAGtccatcatgagatggaggaggtgtcggtgtcaaaaccggccgatctcgggttgggggtgtttacccaggttcaggccctcttgatggaggtaatgttgggaatcgtagcataatttaaaattttcctacgctcaccaagatgcatctatggagtctactagcaacgaggggaagggagtgcatctacatacccttgtagatcgcgagcggaagcgttccaatgaacgtggatgacggagtcgtactcgccgtgatccaaatcaccgatgaccgagtgccgaacgtacggcacctccgcgttcaacacacgtacggtgcagcgacgtctcctccttcttgatccagcaaggggggaggagaggttgatggagatccaacagcacgacggcgtggtggtggatgtagcggctctccggcagggcttcgcaagcttctgcgagagagagagagaggtgttgcatgggaggagggaggcgcccaaggcttagatgttgctgccctcccttccccccactatatatagggccaagggagaggggggcgcagccttgccccttcctccaaggaagggtgcggccaggggggagtccttcccccccaaggcacctcggaggtgccttccccctttaggactctcccttttttcttatctcttgcgcatgggcctcttggggctggtgcccttggcccatataggccaaggcgcaccccttacagcccatgtggccccccgggtcTGGTGgtcccccttggtggacccccggacccctttcggcactcccggtacaataccgataaagcgcgaaacttttccggcgaccaaaataagacttcccatatataaatctttacctccggaccattccggaacctctcgtgacgtccgggatctcatccgggactccgaacaactttcgggtttccgcatacatatatctctacaaccctagcgtcaccggaccttaagtgtgtagaccctacgggttcgggagacatgcagacatgaccgagacgcctctccggtcaataaccaacagcgggatctggatacccatgttggctcccacatgctccacgatgatctcatcggatgaaccacggtgtcgaggattcaatcaatccgtatgcaattccctttgtcaatcggtatgttacttgcccgagattcgatcgtcggtatcccaataccttgttcaatctcgttaccggcaagtctctttactcgtaccgcaatgcatgatcccgtgactaacgccttagtcacattgagctcattatgatgatgcattaccgagtgggcccagagatacctctccgtcacacggagtgacaaatcccagtctcgatccgtgccaacccaacagacactttcggagatacccgtaatgcacctttatagtcacccagttacgttgtgacgtttggcacacccaaagcactcctacggtatccgggagttgcacgatctcatggtctaaggaaaagatacttgacattggaaaagctctagcaaacgaaactacacgatcttttatgctatgcttaagttgggtcttgtccatcacatcattctcctaatgatgtgatcccgttatcaatgacatccaatgtccatagtcaggaaaccatgactatctgttgatcaacgagctagtcaactagaggcttactagggacaggttgtggtctatgtattcacacatgtattacgatttccggacaatacaattatagcatgaataatagacaattaccatgaacaaagaaatataataataaccatttattattgcctctagggcatatttccaacaggtaataccctacttcctgcttgattgactttgatgcgtataggggttacaagagttgatctacctcaagatcgtaatggataaaccctagatgtctagcctatgtaatttctgatagcctctacggactaaaccctctggtttatatagacaccggagggggctagggttgtacagagtcggtttacagaggaaagaaactacacatccggacgccaatcttgccatccacgcaaaggagagtcccattcagacacggggaaaggtcttctgccttgtaccttcacggcccatcagtccatcccatgtcacatagcctggacgcccgaggaccccttaatccaggactccctcagtagcccctgaaccagtcttcaatggcgATGTATTCAGCAcgcgtattgtcttcggcattgcaaggcgggttcctcctcctcgGCATACTTCAAAGCAGTCTTCTGAATAAGAGAACTGTATCCAGCTCTGTATAACGGTCACAACCCCCAACCACAAGGGCACGATACTTAATCAAAATAAGTTCTGTCTACTAACAACCTTTCCGGCGAAACGTTACGTCTAGCCTCTTtatcatttcgaaccgttttttcgcctcccgcttcgcgtttcgaggcgcggcctttattgatacgtcttgtcaaaacagatatCACGTCTGCTTAttgtgggatcctcatcaatacgggttcgGGTAATCCAATCGTGCCGTTCGCAcaaccccttgggaacaggcgagttttaaggcttgtgggGAGGGGGGGCTTGATATTCACTTCCTATATAAGCGGATaaagatccatctttttaccccacgccttcttccttcttctgccttcccatcctcgagctccagtgcccaagcctcGATTCTTCCCACTGCCACCAACCTCTccggccatgtccggatccggctcttagggcaagtgggtggcctcatccgtcacggagaaggacgtcaaggagctccgggaggcggggtacctgACTGCGGAAATTACGCACAGGCTTCCCGCCAAAAAGcaaatcatccccactccggagcccgacgagagggttgtgttcatccctcacctcctccgcgggttagggtttcccctccaccccttcgtcagCGGCctgatgttctactacaggctagatttccatgatctagccccgaattcattcctccacatctcggcgttcatcgtcgtatgcgaggcattACTCCGTatccccccacactttggcctatggctaaaagtcttcaatgtgaagccgaaggtggtcgacggcagcatgcggactgcggcggcgccatggtgagcaagctccccaacaccacttggccccaaggggccttcgtggagaccgtaaaggtgtggcagcaggagtggttctacatcaccgaaccccgtgacaccaaatgggcggctgctcctgagttcagatccg
This window of the Triticum aestivum cultivar Chinese Spring chromosome 5D, IWGSC CS RefSeq v2.1, whole genome shotgun sequence genome carries:
- the LOC123123933 gene encoding 11-beta-hydroxysteroid dehydrogenase A is translated as MDLVNGALNWAAMPAMVASLLLFYPPYYLFKLCYSFLSYLFPDDLKRKVVLITGASSGIGEQLAYQYATKGACLALLARREWSLRQVADRAFELGAPDVIILPGDVADPDDCNRFVQATIDHYGRLDHLVCNAGIASVGAFQEIPDVTNYSPQLDVNFWGAVQSTFAALPHLKRTRGRIVVTASATGWNPVPRMVFYNAANAALINFFETLRSELGSEVGITIVTPGWIESEMSKGKFLKEHGGVEVDQEYRDAQIGLFPVEYAKNCARAMVQAARQGDRYLTVPSWFGTMYLWRVFAPEVVEFCYRLLYMHGHGGGDQTDAPSKTMAQGGGKQMLYPSSLRSSDVKND